The region TGCAAACTTTTTAGAACTTATTTATGAAATCCTCACAGAAGCCATAATATTCTACTCATAGAGGGGTTGTATTGATATAATTGAAGATATGGTTCCAGTTGTTTTGAAAAAACGTTATGGTTCGTATATGTTACTTCACACTTTAAATAGTATTGATGCAACTGTTTATTttactttgtatatatgaaagtAGTTTTCTGGAAAAAAATATGGAAGTGATGGGTCTCGATATTATAGGAAGGAAATGAGAAGTTATAGAATACCATAGTCGTTCTTGGTAATATATCAAATGGCAACGGTTAATTTATTAAAGTAGTtccagatttaaaaaaaatgttaagttGGACATAAccccatatcaattggacatgttgaagaattaatagtattgatgagatatttaatttcaaattggAAGATTTTTTATGCATATACTCTTAAAATACTATATCCATACTGTAAAATGTTAATAAACTAAACATCTATAAGATTTAGGTGATTGGTTGTGAATCATACGTGATGTAGATTTTTGGAATATcacaattaatatttaaatatcagGTATACAATTAACTTCCCGTTGCCTTTTAAGAAatgttttactaaaataattttgttatatgaTATTTGTTGTGTCATATTTTCCATGGTAGAATTGAAATCTTCACCCATGTTTCTCTATAGGAAAACGTATGGAGTAGTAAATTCCATAAATAGGAAACCTAAAACAAACCAAATCAGGACTTGATCTTAGCCAAAAGGACCAAATCAAACTAATTTTACAATTATTGGACATGAAAACATTAAAGAATGAATTCAACCACCCCAAGAAAGTCATAAACGTTAAAGAATGAATTCAACCACCCTCAAGAAACTTGTACTCACGTCAGTCGACGTGGTAAGATGACTAGATAGATTATCAGTGTATAAAATAACCTTTGTGTTAAACGATGGAATATTTTAATCCAGCATGTCCTTGTTAGCAACAAAAAAAGGCATGACTTGTGGCTAAGATTCCAATAATCAGCTGCCACGTTTTCCAATCAACCATCATAGCAAAGAGTAACAGAACACGTGACTGTTGGAGAGTTGGACCACACGACTTCTTAAATTATTAGACTTTTGTCAGCATTTTTGACTCCAAAGAAGATAATATATTCCACAAAACTAGGAACATGGTACCAAACAATTTTCAACCACTTGTTTTGAGAGAGAGTCTGAGTTAACGTATCGATCAGGACATCTACcgatttttttagttatatacaaAGGCCAAGGCTCTTCGGAATCGTACAGAAACAGAGAAAGACTAAAAATGGAGATCTTGCTCTGCTTCTTCTTGgttttgcttcttactcttgtaTCATCAATCTTTCTTAAGAAGACTAAAAACTCAAAGTTCAAACTTCCTCCTAGCCCTTCAAGTCTTCCAATCATTGGAAACTTACACCATCTTGCAGGATTACCTCACAGATGTTTTCATAACCTCTCCATCAAGTACGGACCAGTGATGCTTCTCCGTCTCGGGTCTGTTCCTGTGGTTTTGATCTCATCGAGTGAAGCAGCTGAAGCAGTCCTCAAAACTCATGATTTGGAATGTTGCAGCCGACCAAAGACTGTAGGGACCGGAAAGCTCTCTTACGGTTTCAAAGACATAACCTTCTCTCAATACGGTGCGTATTGGCGTGAAATGCGAAAACTCGCGGTGATTGAGCTTTTCAGCCTTAAGAAGGTTCAATCATTTAGGTGTATAAGAGAGGATGAAGTCGGATTTGTGGTGAAGAAAGTGTCTGAAGCAGCTTTGACACAATCTCCCGTAGATTTAAGCAAAACCTTTTTCTCCCTCACCGCAAGCATCATTTGTAGAGTGGCTTTAGGACAGAACTTCCACGAGAGCGCCTTCTTTATCGATCAAGAAAAGATTGAAGAGCTTGTTACCGAAGCAGTGGACGCTCTAGGGGCTTTCACTTTCTCTGACTTCTTCCCTGGTGTGCTTGGGAGATTCTTAGACTTGTTGTTTCAAAGACACAAGAGGATCAACAAAGTGTTTGGGGAGCTTGATGCTTTTTATCAGCATGTGATTGGTGATCACTTGAAGCCAGAAGGAAGGAAAGATCCTGATATTGTTTCCATGATGTTGGATATGATCGATGAACAAGGAAGTGAAGATTCTTTCAAACTCAATATGAATAATGTCAAGGCAATCCTCATGGTAAAACCTTAAATCTTGTTTTGTCCTTATTACATGCGAATAGAGCGGTTTAATAGgatatatattttctacaaaatttaaatttttaataagtatatatatataaattgatgtctaaaggttttaaattttagatatatttataaatttaggaCTTATAGTTTTTGTAAAcgttagaaatatatatatgtggagttactaaattttatttacatCATTGTTTAATTAAGtatatcattaatattttttaaacataacatataattaatttgaGATGGTATTGTTAACAATTATATTACActagttttttatttgtgtgttttatgtGATCTTCATGATGTATTTCTCGCGGGGATAGATACAAGCGCTGTAACAATGATTTGGGCAATGGCAG is a window of Raphanus sativus cultivar WK10039 unplaced genomic scaffold, ASM80110v3 Scaffold2725, whole genome shotgun sequence DNA encoding:
- the LOC130505946 gene encoding cytochrome P450 71B2-like isoform X1, with the translated sequence MEILLCFFLVLLLTLVSSIFLKKTKNSKFKLPPSPSSLPIIGNLHHLAGLPHRCFHNLSIKYGPVMLLRLGSVPVVLISSSEAAEAVLKTHDLECCSRPKTVGTGKLSYGFKDITFSQYGAYWREMRKLAVIELFSLKKVQSFRCIREDEVGFVVKKVSEAALTQSPVDLSKTFFSLTASIICRVALGQNFHESAFFIDQEKIEELVTEAVDALGAFTFSDFFPGVLGRFLDLLFQRHKRINKVFGELDAFYQHVIGDHLKPEGRKDPDIVSMMLDMIDEQGSEDSFKLNMNNVKAILMDVFLAGIDTSAVTMIWAMAELVNNPRVMKKAQENIRTTLGVNRERITEDDLGKVDYLKLIIKETFRLHPALPFIIPRETMSHVKIQGYDIPAKTQIQINVWTIGRDPERWTDPDDFKPERFTDSSVDFRGQHFDLLPFGSGRRMCPAMPMGVANVELTLMNLLYFFDWGLPDGMKVGELDMEEAGNISIVKKVPLQLVPVRRY
- the LOC130505946 gene encoding cytochrome P450 71B2-like isoform X2, which translates into the protein MLQPTKDCRDRKALLRFQRHNLLSIRCIREDEVGFVVKKVSEAALTQSPVDLSKTFFSLTASIICRVALGQNFHESAFFIDQEKIEELVTEAVDALGAFTFSDFFPGVLGRFLDLLFQRHKRINKVFGELDAFYQHVIGDHLKPEGRKDPDIVSMMLDMIDEQGSEDSFKLNMNNVKAILMDVFLAGIDTSAVTMIWAMAELVNNPRVMKKAQENIRTTLGVNRERITEDDLGKVDYLKLIIKETFRLHPALPFIIPRETMSHVKIQGYDIPAKTQIQINVWTIGRDPERWTDPDDFKPERFTDSSVDFRGQHFDLLPFGSGRRMCPAMPMGVANVELTLMNLLYFFDWGLPDGMKVGELDMEEAGNISIVKKVPLQLVPVRRY